From the Pleurodeles waltl isolate 20211129_DDA chromosome 6, aPleWal1.hap1.20221129, whole genome shotgun sequence genome, the window ACGCTAGGCACAGCTGCCGAGACCCAACCGTGCAGTGCTGCAGGGGCTTTTTAGGGGGACAAGGCGGGTCGGATTCTAGGCCATTCTTGAATCAATGTTAAGTGAATTCAGAAcataacttttctttttcaatgCTGGAGAAGTCTATATGCTTAAGTTCCAGAATTATACTTCCTCAGGGGTCCCTTTGGCAAATTCCCTTCCTGTAGAGCCTTTCTCTgaacccattgtttttttaatgctccaGACCTTTCTTTTGTGGGAATGTCGAGAGCACCAGACAGCTTTGCTGTGGCTTTGCACGCAGGCTGCGTCTCTTGCTGTCTCAATGAGACTGAAAAAAGTTTGGTACCTGGATTAAAGCTTTCTTCACAGTTACCAACGTAAGCAATTCAAACCTCTCTTCTCTGCGTCGATATGGTCAGACGTCAGTTTTTGTTAAGGAAGAGAGCTGCCGGGAGGGTCAAGCGTAGGAACTTCCGGCTGAAAGATTTTTAGAGTCCGATTACTTGGCCTGGCAGCACCAAACCTCTGCCGGGCGCCCAGATGTTCACAGACCACAGCAGGTCTACGGCAGTAAGCCAGGAGTCACTGAAGGATATTTAACAATTTGGTGGGTGGTGGACGGAGGCTGTAGTATTACAGATGACTCAAGAGTTCGGCGCCTGGATATTTTGGAGGTCCCTTCATCTGCACCACCTGTGGCTGGATTTATTCCTTTCACGTGTCAAAGCATTTCCTTTTCATGCACTGGAAGGTGGATACTGCCTTTGCTgtcttgttaaaaaaaatacatcccTACCTTCTGGGGCCGGACACGCTTTATAaggtttacaaataaataaatacataaataaataatttgaGCCAGACATCAAACACAAACGCACAGACACTGACTGGGTACATAGGCCATGTTGGGATCATTCAGAGGGGGGCATTGGTTGGAAACAAGTTACTGATGGGGTGATGATTCGACCATAAACTCAAATACTTGAGTCTAAGCGGAATCCAGTCCAGCGAACTCTAGTCCCAGCAGCCTGTGCAAACCTCTCTAAACACAAGACTAGGAGAAGCTCCGATCAGAGCACAAGGCCGGAGAGACCCAGGCCGCTGGCCTAGAGACAGACATAAAAGAGAGACGCAGCCCCTGCTACAACCTTTAACAGCGGCAAGAGCTACGTCAGCATTTCTAAACAGGGCCGTCAATATGGGAGAAGGGTAAGCAGACTTCCACAAACTGAGCATCAACATACTACGTGCTTTTCGTGGGTCTTTGCCGTCCAGGCGCCTATCCCTGAACAGAGGGCACTTTCTTTCCGATACAAACTCCTCAAAAAGGTTTGTCTCTAGCAGTGTACAGCATCTCTTTAATGCTGATGACGTCCTCCCTGAACAGCTCTCAAGCCCCAACTATCACGATATATCGCAGGCTGACCCTTCAATCTCTTTCCAGGATCCATGGCGGGATCCCTCTACCCCACTCATTCCAAGGCCTCCATATCATATCGCACTCTGCTCCCCTCTCATCATCTGTACTGCAACACTCAGGatgctctttccttccttcttccacAAGATAGTTCCTGTTCCTTCACTAGTCCCTTACTGCCTCACAGGGACTCTCCATTTATGGATTACCTCGTTAGGTTTCCCTTTCCCACAGCCTCCTGTTAAACTACCAGCAACCAGCTTTCTCTTCAGTCTGCCTCCTCTCAGCTTTGCTCTTTCAATTATTTACAGGAGTTCAAACTCTGAAGTACCAGCATAGCCTTTGGCCTGGCTCCTATATCCCACCACTTATCTTTCAGTGAAGAAACTTATTTCGCTCCTCTCCTCTTGCTTTCAATTCACAGCTATCTTCTATACGCTCTTTGATTCTCTCTGAAATTTGCATCCCCTCCCACCCCAACATGCCTGGCCATCTCTAAAGTCATGCAGATCCAGAAATGCTGAACTACGGCCAGAACCTATAGGGCAGAGTTGCAATAAGCCCCTGAGAACCTGCTGTCCATGGGGTAATGAACCTTTGTAGTGTGTGCGCACGCTCACATCTCAAATCCCAGCACTGCCATCACTGGTTTTATTTGTAAGACCAGCAGGCTGTCGACCAGCCTTGTCCCTTGCACATCTCCTTGTGCTTGAGGAAGCAGCTCTGCACGCGAAACTTGCggccacagtcttcacatgcataCAGGGTACCATCGTGGGTTTTCATGTGCTCCGTCAGGTGGTGTTTCAGCTTGAACTTCTTGTTGCAGACAGAACACCCAAAGGGCCGGAGGCTGAAGGTCAACATGATATGCCGATCCCTCTTGGGCTTCACGGCAAAGCGTTTCCCACAAAGACAACCAAACTTTTTGCCGTCGGGTGCAGCCATGATCTTGACTGGGGCATGGATCACCTGCCCATGAACGGTGTGGGTGATGATTTCATTCCCATGGAGGTCCACAGGCTTGGGTGTCAGCTGAGGGAACCCTACCTCATTTGACATTTTCCCCATGTAGCTTAGGTGCCCATCAGATGGAACCAGATAGCTCACCTCACTGCCTGACTGAAAGTCTGATGAATAGATACTTTGCAGCTCTGACATGCCAAGGGCACGTCCATGGCTCAGAGATTTCAGAAGGTTTCCCTCATGACCGGGGAACGTGAAGCCTTCATCCTGCTCAAAGCGCTCCTGCTTGATGTAGAAGATGTTAGAGTCCTGGGAAGAGAAGCATTCCTGCTCTGCCCTGGAAGAAGACTCTTTGTAAGAGCAGCTTGCCACATTACTACCCTCTGCTTCCTCAAGGATAATTTTTCCAGACTTGTCTATTGACCTGCTAGGGACCTGGGGCtgttcttcatcttcctcctcctcctcctcgtcatcatCATTCGACACCTGAATTTTAATGACATCATCATCCTGACAATCATCAGACTGCTGGGCCGACGCAGAGTCCTCCCTCTGGCTGGGTACATCTGCGGTACCACTATCACCCTCGTCCCGCTGGGCCAGGTAATTGCTACTGCTGGGAGACTGGCTCTCACTGGCCCTGCTGGACCACTTTCGGCTGGAGATGCTCTCTCGCTCCTTCAGGATCTCAGAGCAGCGGTCCACCACCTGCCACATCTGAAGGCCACTGGCCACGAGAAGGTGGCTGGGCAAAGCCTCCACATTCAGCCTCAGCCGACCAGAGTAGATGAGCTGCAGGAGGTTTTCGAAGGCTTCGGGCTCGATGGCACTGGGTAGCACAAGGCAGCTGGTGTCATTGAGGAGAAGCTTGTCATGGAAATAAGGCGAGGAGGCCGCAAGCACGGTTTTGTGTGCCTGGAACACGCGACCCTGCACATGCACGCTGATGTCGCAGAACTTCCCCTCCAGCCGGTGCCGATTAAGACTCTCGAGAAGGACCGCACTGTAGTGTGGAAATTGAATGTGGATGGCTCTGGTCTGTGGCTCCATGGTATGTCCAGAAGTAGAACTGCGCAAGGggggtaaaagaaaaaaataagtaagACGAAGGGAGAACTAACAGAAGTTGAGACTGTAATGGGAGGAGGGAAAACAAGAAGCATAATCAAGTGAGATGCCAAAAAAACATAGGgtgaaaagagaaaataaaaataaagtagagGAATACTACCAGCAGGGAGTGGAGAGGAAGTGAAAGGTGAAAGATGGAGAAAGTGGGTGGCACACAGATGAGAGGCAAGGCAAATAAAGCAGGGTCACAGATAAGATCAGCGATAACGAGGAGTGAGAAAGGGAAGAACGAGGAAGGGTGAGAAGTGAAGAGGTGATTTCTGCAAGTGGGGACTACAGATGGAGTGATGTTGAAAAAATAATGCTAACAGTGAAAAGTAAAGTTGGAACAAGGTAAAAGTAGTGAGAGAAGTAAGGACCAGTATAGCAGTAAGGAAGTGGATAGAGAAGTTGGGAAGTGGCACCATAAAAGAGGGAGAGTAGAGACTGAAAGGAGTATGAGAGGAAAGCTATAGATAGGAAGGGAGAAAAGAGGAAGCTGACGAGGGAAGGTGGATTGTAGGGTTTCAGAACAGGAGGTAGAGAAAGGATAGCAATGGCGAACCTCCCTTTAAGTGCATCATCCCTATATATCAAACCGATAGATCCCTCCTATGAAGGGTGGGTGTGTTCTCTTCCACAAAGAACTGCTGACGGCTCTTTCAGACACATCTTCAACAAAACCATCCAAGCAATATCTGTCCTCCAATGGACAGAGAAGATGTTCAAATACATTTCAAGACAAGGACATTTCCCTTCCACACGGCAGTCCAAGAAATCATAATGATTCTCCTTCACGCACCAATGTGCTCTACAACATCTAAAACAACGCAAACCGTTTTATTTTTACTTCGTCCAATGGGCAAAAATTATGTAAACTCCCTGTGCTTTTCACTTGTGGGCCTGGATGTCAGATTTCCAGTGTTCACTCTCTAGGCATATTGTGCCCAAGTAAACCAGGGGTCTCCGACCTTAACTATaacaagagctacttctgatcactgaaaatcattgagctactgaaggctaaacaactcatGCATTACTTCCAGACACCCCaacttccttgactttaagcctaatgttcatagagccaaatgctatggtttgaacaaaatactttgacaaggggtactatgaaagggctgccacgtgtcagtgagagcgtggtctCTGGGGATGTATGAATATGTGTGCATATGAattggatatatgtgtatgggtaacaGAGCtggtgttgtatgtacttgtggcacagagcatacctttcgccatatgtgATACAGTTAAAAGTAGAAAACAAACATACAACCatatttttaaatgggagaaatttaaagtgcaaacatgttcataatgtggaacatttttttggcattttacatttctcccatttgaaaaaatgattgtatttttcagttataaatattccACAGTGTACTAATGGCCACAGGGAGCAATAGGCCTGCTGTCTGTAAatgcaacattttgaaaaataatttgagaaaatttAATTGAAAAGTTATCTTTattataaggtaacttttcatgtttattttctCCTATTGAAAAGCACAGAAACCATCATTTTGTCTCATTTCTAATACTGAGttaacaaggacttttatttaagagttttggtacttcaattcttcacctctgtgacctgggtcataaatctgaccccagcactgctccttatccgCCCCTGCTACCTGCAGCCTGgtgatattaatgtaaaataaatgcaGCTTtaacttaactttaaaaggaaaaataatatcctgtgtttatttaaaagtgaactccaggctgtgagctactatGAAGGGGTATGGAAGCTACAAGTAGCTCGCTATTCACTAGTTGGAGACACCTGAAGTAAACAGTTGCAAGAGATTCTGGATGAAATGATAAAGCTGCCTGCATATGGGCCAACAAATGCATGCTACCTCTGAAGGCAAGAGCAGACTTCTCCTCATGATTCAAAGCACAAGCCTCTAGGCAGGCAGAGCAGCAGTGTACTCCATATGCATTCTTCAAGATTTATGTACAGATGTTGATCCTGATTTTGTAAAATGCGCAAATACTTCACTTCCATCGATATAATTAATTTAGAAAGAGACATGATTTGCTTCCTGAACACCAAATGGTTGGTGATGACCAAATACAGGTGACTTCAAGCTTCTGCAGCAAGGCATGAGAAGGATCTACCACCTGCCTGCTGAGGTTGATTTGGGGTAGATTAGCTAAGTGCAGTGAGGGGGAGCAGCGAGTATGGGAAGTGTACCAGGAACATTTATGTTGGGTTTTGGAAAGGCCACTGAGAGGGAGTGCAGAATGAGTGGTGCCTTGACGGTAGCACGTTTTTGTATAGAGAGGCAATGACGTGTTTGTAAGGAATGATTCATGGTGTCAAAGAATGGAATGTTTAACTGAAGAGTGATCAAAAGCTAAAGCGCTGTGCAGTGAAGCCAATCTTAGAAGCATGTCCTACTATGCCCATCCTGTATTTGCCAACTTCGCTTTCCCATCACTAACAGTGACTCATGCTTGGAACTCTTcccatattctgaaaagaaaagaaaaccccaCAAACCTGTTAACCAGGGTAACGCCTACAGGTCCTAGCTGCCTTTGATCAGACACTGCCTACTATTTCCTCTGCTCCATACCAACATAAGACACTATCTTGGGCTAGGAAACCACAAAGCCACAGGATGAGCGTGAGTAACTAAATAGAATGAGGTATGATGGCAGATTTGGAGACCGGGGCGGGCTCTTGAGCTTCAGGGGTCCTAGGTCACAAGTGGGCATGCCTGGGTCGTTCAGGCATGAAAGGATGTGCACATGCATAGGAGAAAGAGCATTGCGTGCCTGGTTCTACCCACCCCCGAGTCCTGACCCTCTACTGTTTACCTCTCTCGCTAGTCTCCCTACCACCCCATCCAATAATCTTGCTTATACTCCCTTCTCTATCCTTTAATGCtttctacccctccccatcctcccatgttgttctctATGCTTTACTCCTTTCTATCCGTTCCCATCCTTCCATTTTGTACCCTCCTCCTAGTTTGTATCCCAGCACTTCTTCCTCCACTGCATGCACTCTGCCTTCCTCTCCTCAACAGCATCTTCATCAGCCCTACTGAGTTTCCGAGGTCCATGTGTGAAGTGCTATTCCAGACTAGTGCTCTACTAGTACCAGatcccaaaataaaaaaatctggactggagcagtacatcatacatggacctgggaaacttcgcAGCTATGCCTCATTGTCTGTACTCTCTCTACTTGCCCTTGTCCACTTCTGCACCCCTTGCTCTAGGCTGCTCTCCATGCCTACACCATGTCTGTACCCCgctgcatagctgccaagtttccatgTGTGTTGTGCTGCTCCACTCTAGATTTTTTCTTTGCAATCTGGGACCTGTAGTGCTTTTACATAATGGAAAAGGCTAGACTACAAGACACATATTTCAAAGAAAAACCctgcactggagcagcacatcacgcatgaccagggaaacttggcagggctgtcgCTACCCTTCTGTACACCCCCTGCTCTCATTCTCTGCCCCCTCCTCTACTATGTACCCCCTTTCATCCAGACTCCTTCCTTCACTCTACTCCATCTCTCTGCCATGTCTCTTCTATTCGTCTAGTTCCCTCCACTCTTAAAATCTCCCCTCCTCATCCCATGCCCTTACCCCCTCTGTACCACTGGGTCACCTCTCCATCTCTACCCCACCTCTTTTATCCCTTCTCCCCATGTGCCCTCTCCTCCACTCTGTACCCCGTTTTATCGatgctccttccttctctctcctccATCTCTGCATTTCATCCTATAGTTCATCTCTCTCCCATCCTTCCAGCTCCCTGCTCTCTTACTCACGCCCCTCTCCTTCCAGCCCCCATGTCCCTGCTCCCTGTATCACTGAGTCTCCCCTATCTCTTCCTCCTCTCTACCCCACCTCTTCTATTCCTCCAGTACCACTGCCCCCCTTTCATCcacattccttccttctctctacTCTACCTCTCTGCCTTTCCCCCTCTGGTCCATCT encodes:
- the ZBTB9 gene encoding zinc finger and BTB domain-containing protein 9 → MLPGFCFCCPRWQVSRRVVFWSASAGLGCAAPGCAACPVLPAGGSSTSGHTMEPQTRAIHIQFPHYSAVLLESLNRHRLEGKFCDISVHVQGRVFQAHKTVLAASSPYFHDKLLLNDTSCLVLPSAIEPEAFENLLQLIYSGRLRLNVEALPSHLLVASGLQMWQVVDRCSEILKERESISSRKWSSRASESQSPSSSNYLAQRDEGDSGTADVPSQREDSASAQQSDDCQDDDVIKIQVSNDDDEEEEEEDEEQPQVPSRSIDKSGKIILEEAEGSNVASCSYKESSSRAEQECFSSQDSNIFYIKQERFEQDEGFTFPGHEGNLLKSLSHGRALGMSELQSIYSSDFQSGSEVSYLVPSDGHLSYMGKMSNEVGFPQLTPKPVDLHGNEIITHTVHGQVIHAPVKIMAAPDGKKFGCLCGKRFAVKPKRDRHIMLTFSLRPFGCSVCNKKFKLKHHLTEHMKTHDGTLYACEDCGRKFRVQSCFLKHKEMCKGQGWSTACWSYK